Within the Balaenoptera acutorostrata chromosome 10, mBalAcu1.1, whole genome shotgun sequence genome, the region AAAGTACAGGCCTTGGCTTTACATAGGGTTCAGAGCGTGCTGTGCTGAAACATAGCCTTAGTAAATGCCAGCTTCAGCACCCAGGCATGTCATCCTATTCAGAGTTGCTTTGAATGCAGTACAAAACCTGTAACAGCAAGATAAGTCTACATCATAGAGAATTTCTTAAAACATGGAAAAACTAGAATGCTTTTTAAACAGCTGAAATGATGACATTTCTACCTATCTGTCTCCTGTTTTGATAACATTCTTTAGAATATGTAATTTGTTTCTCAGCTGCGTCTTTTCCATATCTACAGGTTACATATACATAtccccaaaaaataaatacataacagTGTATTGTATACTCTAACCAGTTACCTACTTGGGGTGAAGCGGGATTTTGAATGCTTATGCTGATAACTGCTTTTgattaactcatttttaaaatacgtTTCAAATTAAGTTCCAAATCAGTTGGAAGTATAGCCCATTTTAGCATAATGGAAATAGAGGTTTATTCACAACTAGATAGAATTGTACTGGCCTCCTTTCCAGACTCTGGAAATTATTTGAATGTTATCCTTTCTTATTAACTGATGAAGAGACGAACGTTTCTTATCTCTGTACAACCAGCATGAATCTGTTTACGGTGAATTTAAATGCAGCGATCAGTTTAAATGCCATGTGATTCCCTAAACAGAATAAGATGTTACCTGGCAGGCTGAACAGAATGAATTGAATTACCCTCTGATTGCTGATATTTTGGGGTTATTCTCTGAATTAAATACTGCTGGCAAACTGAAACACACTGGGTTTGTATCAGGGGCACACGGTCCAGTTTCgctcattcattttcttaataacgTCTTGCTTCTCCATGCTAACTTCGGTTGTACTTTGCCTCCCCCTTTCCTTAAGGCACACTGATGGAGCTGGGTATCTCTCCCATTGTCACCTCCGGCCTCATCATGCAGCTCTTGGCTGGCGCCAAGATAATTGAAGTTGGTGATACCCCGAAAGACCGAGCCCTCTTCAACGGAGCCCAGAAGTGTAAGTGAGATTTTGGATGATGTTCAGATGTCTGTAGTTGAGAATTTGAATTTGCTGCAGAGTTTGGGGCATCAGAAGTCCTTTTggtttttgggggagggggttgtTGTAACCTCCGTGGCCCGCCAGCCCTGCCTGGCCTGGCTCCGTGGCCTGTGTTAGCCAGAGAGCACTTGGGGCAGCTGGACAAGGCAGGGGACGGGGGTCGTGCCCCGAGGCTGCACGGTCCAGGGAGGTCGCCCTCCACCGCCACAGTTTCCTTAGCACTTAGAAGGAGATAATGTCTCCTTCAGAGCTGTTGGAAGAATTCATTTGAATAATGTGTGTAAAACATCAgtgagtgcctggcatgtagtagttACTTGGCAAgggttgtatttcttttttctgggaGTTTAAAAGGATTCATCTTACGGGAAGGATGGTCCTCTCAACTTAGCTCTGCCAATTACCAGCTCTGTGAGTTTGGGGCAAAGTTAGATGACAGTTCTTAtgtcccagtttcttcatctataaaaatggggataataatgataCGTGCACAGTAGTAAATAATAAGCGGCACTGGTAACAGTGACCAGTCATCAGAATTCACCAAGTTCAGCCTGACTGAACTGACATGTATTAATTAGGAAATGATATTTGCAGTTTCCTACCCAGTCATATTTTCTTCCATACCAGCATGTTTTACAGATCTTAAGTTAGTAGGTTAAAGAGTTGAGTAAGAAAGAGTAATCTAACTTAAACTTGTCAGTTTCAGATACAAATCAGGATTTTTAAATACATACGGGTGTTGTTTGTCAGAAGTACAAATCAGCTGTTTCCTCTTTGGTCTTAGACAATTTTTGTAGCTTTTCTCTGCTGTTTTTTCTGCCTTAAGAATTCAGTCTTATtgagcacttctttttttttttttttttttttttatttatttatttatggctgtgttgggtcttcgtttctgtgcgagggctttctccaggtgtggcaagtgggggccactcttcatcgcggtgcgcgggcctctcactatcgcggcctctcttgttgcgcagcacaggctccagatgcgcaggctcagtagttgtggctcacgggcttagtcgctccgcggcatgtgggatcctcccagaccagggctcgaacccgtgtcctctgcattggcaggcggattcttaaccactgcgccaccagggaagccccttattgaGCACTTCTTACGAATTCAAATAGGGACTATATTTGACAGGCACTTtggagtaaaattttatttttttggcaaaCTAAGCAGAAAAGCTGAAATTGAAGCCCAGTCCCATACTAAGAGATCCATCTAGCATCGTGGACTCAGTAAAACTGAGTGGATTCCATTGTGTTGACACACACGATGAAGTGTAGTGAATGATACAGGATACAAGACCATCTACTAAAAGGAGAACCTCCCTTAGGAGAGCTTTGTGGCAGGAGAAGTGGGCTAAGTGAATTGGTGGCACTGTGAGTTCTTTCCTTAATTAACACGTTAAGCAAACTGGGAAGGGATTACTTTATCCCAGTTAGTGTTCTGTGCCCTGGACCCAGACCTGAAGCACGAGCCTGTCGGGTGGCCTGGGCGAGTGGTTCTCCCAGAACCCGAGCTACCTGATGCCCTGAGCCTGGGGGCTGCAGGTTGGGGTGCCTCTGAGTGTTGTCTTCAACACCTGTCATAAGAAGCAGGTCTGTCATGCTTcaactctttctctcctcccGTCACCGAAGGGAAGTGAATTTAGGAGGAGGTGGAATTAAAGAGCTCACGCGCTTTTGTTGCAGGCGTTTGAGTTATTGTGTATTCTTGTCACTTTGACCATGCGGTTGCTGAGCGTTTCCTGGACGAGCCACTTGGAGGCAGGGTCAGTCGTGTTCACCTTTGTTCTCCCAGTGCCCGGCACGGAGCTGCTGTCTGGTAAGTGGTTCCTCTAGGACCGTGGGGTGGCCCACCCTGAGAacagctttcttctgattcctAGTGTTTGGCATGATCATTACCATCGGCCAGTCCATCGTGTATGTGATGACAGGGATGTACGGAGACCCTTCTGAAATGGGTGCTGGGATCTGCCTGTTGATCACCATACAGGTAAGGTTAGGCCGGCACCCCCTTCCGAGGCGCCCTCACACCCACACTTGCCCAACAACAGATCTGAATCGAGCATAAAAGGACCTCTTCCTGAGAAGAAGCCCGAGCCCTGTGCTTGCCCTTCTGAATTCACAGAGGAGCCTCCACCAGTCAGTGTCCCCTCAGCCTTCAGGGCCCACGGCAGAGAAGCCAGTTCCTGAGGGGGGACAGCACCACGCCGTGGGGAGCAGCAGTGCAGTCTCTGCATTTCTTTACTTCTGTTGTTTAACATTCACAGCTCTTTGTTGCTGGCCTAATTGTCCTGCTTTTGGATGAACTTCTGCAAAAGGGGTACGGCCTGGGCTCTGGGATCTCCCTCTTCATTGCCACAAACATCTGCGAGACCATCGTGTGGAAGGCGTTCAGCCCCACCACCGTCAACACCGGCCGAGGTGAGACCCTGGGGACAGGGTTCCATCGGTACCTCTCTTCTGATTTTTCTCCGTGCATCtgtaaagtgttttaaaacacACGTTTATGCTCATGATGATATGTAACTTGCATTTTTCACCTTAAGAGTACGTCATAGACATTCGCCCTGCCAGAGTACGTTATCCTGCCTCATTTTTCTGAGCACAGTGTGGATTTCACTGCAAGGATGAAGCAGGTTCTTTCTACAAGCCTTCCTCTGGTGGACGTCTAGGTTGTTTCCAGCCTTTGTTGCTATTACAGCAGTGAGATGGTGAACATCCTCATATGTTCATCTTTACATGTTTTGACAGTTGCTCTCAGTAAATAAGtttctaaaaatgaaatcacTGAACCAAAACACTTGGTTATGCCAAGGGCAACTTTGTAAAAGAGGCAGGAACTTTGGTGCTCATGAGCTGGGTTCAGATGCTGGCTGTGCCCTTGGTTGCCAGGATTCAATGAGAAATAACATGAAATTGTGTGATGCCTGGCTCACAGTAGATGCTTGGCGAATGTGAGTATTCTATCTTAATACCCACGAAGAGTGCCAAGGAAATCTTGTTACAGAGGATGTTTTTAATGTAAAGTTCTAAACATTCAGGGAAGTATGACTTattaggaaaggaaaatcagcttTTTTCATCACTAAATATGTTATTCACTCAAAAGAGTcccgtgagaaataaatattcatgcacATTTGACTCTTCTTTGAAGTGAATGCTGGAAACAGAGTCCCTGACCTGCAGAGACCACATAATCTCATTAGTGAGACTAAAAATAGGTCCCCAGACCAAAGAAGGCCATTCTTGCTCTTTTCCTTGGGCCTCTGTCGAGCTTGCTCTGCTTCCTGGCCGTGTTTTCCTGGCTCTGTTGCTGGCCTGCATCCCTGGGCACCCTCTTGTGGTAGGGCGTGAACTCCACTAGAGATCGGCCATGTGGTAGGCACACGTGTTGTCCTTTCTGCTTGGCCGTCGGTGTGAGGAGCAGAGAGCCCAAGCCCGCCTCGTCCGGGCAGGCTGCACCCCAGAGCTGGGGGGCTGTGCTGCCCGGGAGTCCCCAGGGATGTGGGTTAGGCGGCTCTGAGCCCCTCCTCAGGCAGGACCCCTTCGGCTGGAGCTCAGCAGACCCTGCTGTTCGGACTTTGCAGTTGATTGTTCCACACATCTGGTGGCCATTGACTCACAAGCCAAGAAAATAAGATCAGTTAATTCAAAGAGGTAGAATAGCCTGTTTCTGCAGGTTGAAATCTCTACAGAAGAAACAGAAACGAGGGCTGAGAGCCCTCCCTGTGTCCCTGTGGTTATAGGAGCAGGCACTGTGAGTCACAGAACTAATTCCATCTCCTCTCGGTTTGGGCCACTCGGAAGCTTAGAGCCAAATTGAGTGGCTTGTTCCTTTACCTCCGCCTGTAACAGGAATGGAGTTTGAGGGCGCCATCATTGCACTGTTCCACCTGCTGGCCACACGCACAGACAAGGTCCGGGCCCTTCGCGAGGCGTTCTACCGCCAGAATCTCCCCAACCTCATGAATCTGATCGCCACCATCTTTGTCTTTGCAGTGGTCATCTACTTCCAGGTGCGTTCAGATCCAACCCTGGGGAGTTTTGACGTCTGCATTTAAGGTTCAGAAGGGCTTGGTGGGCGTGTCCCACATCCACACCCCAGGGGTAGTGTGACGCATCGTGTCGCACTGAAATGATGAAATGGCATTTGAAGGAGCAGGTTCCGGGGCATCACGGGCACTTGCCTGAACTAACACAGTTGAGGCAGATATAACGTTTCTGAAACCGTGTTCCTGTGGGTTGGGACTGTCAGCAAatagagaagattttttttttcaaggtgttACAGCTCAAGAGAAGTGAAGAGTAATCAAAGCCTAAGGCCTCACTGCTGTCTTACCCAAGTTAGTAGGTGCTTTTAGGCCGTGTCCTCATCCTCCTGAGACCTGTGAGTCTGCGTGACTTGCTTCTGAATGAGAGACCTGAACTGCCCGTTGCTTTTCTGTAGTTGGATTGGTCTTTGTATTCTCTGATCAGCCGCTTTGTATCctgacatttattgaaaagagaagaagggaCAGCAGTTGAGAAAGCAGTTTAATGCTTGTGAAGAGGTATTTATACCACCACATGCTGAGGACTGAACACATCTGTTCCTTCAGCCAAGACTCTTAGTCCGATGCCTGGTGAATGACAGGCTAACTCTTCCCGGGCTTGGGGTCGGAttgttaagattttattttaaatcttctatATTCTGAactctgttctaggcactgggagaTTGTAAAAAGTACATAAAGGAAACCGTTTCTATTCTCCAGGGGTTTCAGAGGGAGAGGTTATGTTCATAGGAAAGTAGAGGAGCCTAGCTTTTCTGTAATGGCGAAGAACACCCTGAAGGTGGCCGTGCTGGCTGCGAGGCGAGGGCGTGGAGGCCCTGTCCGGCCTCGGTTGGGGCACGGGGAGGGCGCTGGAGCGCCCGTCGGAACTTCCTGCGTATTCCACGTAGATGTGGCTACGACGTGGTGGGCTTTGTTTTTGACAGAACACTGTGCTGTGCGTGGGGGCATTTTAAGCCAGCCTGTCGGGACCCTTCTGTCAGTGTGCCCCCGAGTGCAGtgctggctggggagggggtgtggggggctGGGCACTGCCGCTCGGGGCAGCTCCCCGGGGGCACGCCTGGCACGCAGCTGGAGCGAGGCAGTGAGGGCATTTGGCTCTGTTGGCTTCTCAGGGCTTCCGCGTGGACCTGCCCATCAAGTCGGCCCGCTACCGAGGCCAGTACAACACCTACCCCATCAAGCTCTTCTACACCTCCAACATCCCCATCATCCTGCAGTCCGCCCTCGTCTCCAACCTCTACGTCATCTCCCAGATGCTGTCCGCCCGCTTCAGTGGCAACCTGCTGGTCAGCCTGCTGGGCACCTGGTCGGTAAGTACAGCGGCTTCAGAAGCCAGATGTTTCACCCAGAGATGCTTTCTAATTGTGCCTATTACAAGCTCACATGAAGGTTTCTTTTCGGTAAGAAGCCTGCACTGTGGGCACTTGGGCAAAGCTGTTCTTTCCCACCCGCTCAGAAGTGTCTTTGCCCTGCGGCTGAGGTGGGGAACGGCACTCACAGGCTCTCGCGAATCCTCCCAGGACACTTCCTCTGGCGGCCCAGCACGCGCCTATCCCGTTGGCGGCCTTTGCTATTACCTGTCTCCTCCCGAGTCTTTCGGCTCCGTGTTGGAAGACCCCGTCCACGCCGTCGTGTACATAGTGTTCATGCTGGGCTCCTGCGCCTTCTTCTCCAAGACGTGGATTGAGGTCTCGGGCTCCTCTGCCAAAGACGTGAGTGTGAGCGACAGCTTCTGGGGGGGGGCCAGCCGGGGACCGGCGTTTCCCTCCTGCAAGTGGCATCAGGGCTCTCGGCCTGTCCCCCCTCCTGGGATGGTGGCCTGTGAACGCGCGCGGCGCTTTGTCCTCGTTAGGGCCGGTTCCAGAGCGTTCGTGGCCGTGGACGGAGCCCAGGGTAAATGAATCCATGCTCGCCTGCGAAGCTGCAGCCAAACTAAAACTAGACTTTCTCATCTGACATCTTTGTGGCAGTTTTAAAGTTACCTTCACCAATGTCGTTagggtgctggggaggggagtATGTGGCTGGTACCACCGTGAACTGTCTACCTGGCCCTCGACTCCACGTCTGAACTTGAACGTTGTCCTCCCCCTGATGGGCATCACGCAGGTTGCAAAGCAGCTGAAGGAGCAGCAGATGGTGATGAGGGGCCACCGAGAGACGTCCATGGTCCACGAGCTCAACCGGTGAGTGCTGGCCGGCCCTGGCAGGCTGACGGACTTCACCGGGTCTCCCAGTACCGATGAGCTTGCTAAGGGCTGGGTGCTGGACAGGGCAAATCAGCGCACGCGGCGCCTCTCCTCAGAGGCAGCcacacagagggagggagacagagcgTGTGTCCAGGTGGCCGCGGGGCGGCTGCTGAGGCTGCTGACCGCGCGGGACCTCGCCGTGCTCCTGCGGGCAGCATGCTGCAGGCAGGTCCTGCGGGGGCCCTCCAGGAGGAGGCGGGGGGCGTCCGAGTTCGGGTGAGGCTAGGGAGGCTGGCAGAGAGCGCAGGGAGGGCTCAGCATTCGTAAGGTCAGTGCTGGAGGCTGAGACCCACCGGGCGGGGCGGACGTCGTGAGTCTGGGCAGAGGTGCTGGGGGCCGGTGGGGCAGTAATCTGGGGACACAGGAGAGGCCGCCAGCACTTGGTGACCCGCTGTGGGGaaggtgggggtgaggagagCACCGCAGTCTGCAGGCCTCTCCCCTCACAGTGGGGCTGCCTCTTGGGCAGCCGGGTTGGCCGTAGTGAGTGTCTTAGACTTTTAAGCCAACTTATTTCAACTCATTTCTTCCACCATCGCTGGATGAACGTGAATGGTTTCCTGTAGAAGTCTGTTTACAGGATCAGGTTTTGTAATCAGGACCAGGTCTGTCCTGGGGACCATAGGTCGCTCACCTCAACTGCAAATCAGTATGGCAAATGCCAGATCATTTTCTGATTCCTATCAGAGATGCTGGGCAATTTTGTTCATTCCCTTAAGAATTCTCTGAAGCTGAATTTATACTGCTGttgaatagaaatataatgcaagatGCATGTGAAATTTTAAGTATTctggtagccacattaaaaaagtaaaaagatacacctaaaactaataaaatgttatatgtccGTTATTTCTTaatacaaaagaaagcaaaaagaaacaggtgaaattaattttaagaatacattttatttaacccaataatATCCAGACTCTCATTTCAAGTTGACATAAGAAAAGtcataatgagatattttatgttCCTGTCTTCAAAATCTCATGTGATGTTTTCAACATCTGCTTTGGACTGGTCCCAtttcactagccacatgtgactcgTGTGGCCACTTACTGGACAGCAAGCCCTAGTCCAGACCATTAAGGTGTGAGTAGATGCCTGCCCGGCCCTTCCTGTAGCCTGGGCGAGGGAGGCCAGGCTGGAGGGATCTGCTGGCGGCCCGTGGCTgacccatctccctccccaggtACATCCCCACGGCCGCGGCCTTCGGTGGGCTTTGCATCGGGGCCCTCTCCGTGCTGGCTGACTTCCTGGGTGCCATTGGGTCTGGAACCGGCATCCTGCTTGCGGTTACCATCATCTACCAGTACTTTGAAATCTTCGTCAAGGAGCAGAGTGAGGTCGGCAGCATGGGGGCCCTTCTGTTCTGAGCCGTGCCTCCTGGACCAGGCAGAGGCGGCGTGCTCCACGACGGCCAAGGGAGCAAGGACGCCACGCTGTGGGCGCTGTCTCGGGGTGCTGCTGTGGCCTGAGGACTTTGGTTTAATCACCTGTTTGAATTTCACATTCTTTCATTCCACTTTCTAAAGTGCTAGAAATTTTTCAATTTGCAATTTCGCTTTTCATTCTGGCATTGGCAACAGAACTGTAGAAGTGAGGTCTCACTCAGCTGACTGCCAGAAGTGACTGTCCCCGGTGTCCGCGTCACTTTTGTGTTAACCTTTGCACCTTCTCAGTGCTGTCGGCGACTGCAGTGGTCTCGGCTGCTCCCCCCCAAAGGGCATGTCTTGTCGGTTAGAAGCACAAGCAGTGTTGAAATGTCTCCGTCTTGGGTGGCAGGAGGGCGAGCGCCTGGGAGCAGGGCATGTGTCTTCCGGTGCGTGTGGGCTGCGTCCTGGCGTGTCCCCTTCACAGTCAGGCGGGAACATCTGGCTTAAAATGGGTTCTCTGGAGGACACAattgttttcccttttaaaagctgttttttaGGACAGAGCTTCTTCCAAAAGAGAGGAACGAATTTCCAGAAGACCACTGGCCCATCTGTGCATTTTTCTGCCTGTGCCTGTGGGCTGACCTGGCTGTGCCGTCTCTCTCTTCAGTGGTGGAGCCGGGCCACGATGCCGCAGCTCTGCATAGTCGAGCCTGGCTGAGCTAGTGGACATCGTGCGGAGGACCCTGAGGTGCTGGCTCTCCAGTTCCTCCCGCTGTCACTGAACTTGTTCTCCATGGTGTGTCCCTTCCCACTCGCCTCCCGAGAGGGGAGGTGCTGTGGCTGGCCTCAGATGCTACCTTCTAGGCTGAAGACTTCCCACTGGtatttttttagaacatttttactgTGCTTAGGACCAAACGCAAGTGAAGTAAATGACAAGATAGCTCTGATCTCTGTTTTCACCAAAACTGCCCAGCAGAGAGGAGGGCCCAGGCCCTCCATGTGAAATCCATGGTGAAATCAGGgtcagagagattttttttttttgccaagtttCACCCATGTTTGATATGAAAAGACTCACAATTATGTCTAAGATAAATTGTTTGCAATAACAGGTAATCTAGACCTTAGGAATTAGAACCTTCTCTAAGGCCTTTAGGGAGGCCCCTCTCGGGGACCAGCAGCGCTTGGCCGCAGAGACAGCAGAGGTGAGCTCCGCAGCCTGAGGGCTTCTCCCTGCCCCGCGGAGAAAGCAGACCCCACCAGCAGCAGCGCACAGCGGCCTTCAAAGCACA harbors:
- the SEC61A1 gene encoding protein transport protein Sec61 subunit alpha, producing the protein MAIKFLEVIKPFCVILPEIQKPERKIQFKEKVLWTAITLFIFLVCCQIPLFGIMSSDSADPFYWMRVILASNRGTLMELGISPIVTSGLIMQLLAGAKIIEVGDTPKDRALFNGAQKLFGMIITIGQSIVYVMTGMYGDPSEMGAGICLLITIQLFVAGLIVLLLDELLQKGYGLGSGISLFIATNICETIVWKAFSPTTVNTGRGMEFEGAIIALFHLLATRTDKVRALREAFYRQNLPNLMNLIATIFVFAVVIYFQGFRVDLPIKSARYRGQYNTYPIKLFYTSNIPIILQSALVSNLYVISQMLSARFSGNLLVSLLGTWSDTSSGGPARAYPVGGLCYYLSPPESFGSVLEDPVHAVVYIVFMLGSCAFFSKTWIEVSGSSAKDVAKQLKEQQMVMRGHRETSMVHELNRYIPTAAAFGGLCIGALSVLADFLGAIGSGTGILLAVTIIYQYFEIFVKEQSEVGSMGALLF